The genomic segment GGTCACGGCGGGGATCATCACGGCAAGAAGCCCAACACAGAAAGCGACCAAAATATAAAACCCCGCTGTTCCAAGCCTGTCAGATCTGTACACATTGCACTGGTGGTTCATCGCCTCTCCTTGCATGAGTTCAATGGGATATATGACGTTTCAGACCTTCCGTCCTGCACTGCTTTTCAGACATTACATTTAAGCAAATTTGGGATGAAAAAGCCATTTCTGTTACGAATAAACAAATCCCATCAAAAAAGGTTCCTGCCTGTTCTAATAATTGTCTCGATGTGGTAGTCTGTCTGCAAACATGATCCCGATGCGTTCCCTTAACAGAAGAGTGCGATCTTCGATCAGGCGATATGGGATTCTCGTTCTTCTCATCCTTCCCGCCTCCCTTTTTCTTGTCGACTGCTCGGTGGTCAAGGCACCCTATTACGTCGTCAGCGGCGCCATAAAGGGTGGCTACTATGCCGTAAAAGGTACCTACGAACTCACCGCGGGGACGACGAAGATCGTCTACACCATCGGAAAATATACCTTCAAAGTGACGAAGGCGCCTCTGGACTGGGCCTTTGCAAATGAAGACATCGAAGACATCGACGATATGCCGCCCAGGGAGGCCATCCGCAAGGGCCGGGTAAGGACAGCCCCTTACACGGTCAAGGGAAAGAGATATTATCCCATGTCCGTGGAGCAGGCGAAATCCTACGAGGAAACCGGAACAGCCTCATGGTACGGCTACGAGACCCTGCGTTACAACGCGTCCCGCATGACCGCGAACGGCGAGGTCTTCGACCCGAAACAGATGACGGCAGCGCACAAGTACCTGCCCCTCCCGACGCACGTGAAGGTCACGAACCTTGAGAACAACCGCTCCGTCATCGTAAGGGTCAACGATAGGGGGCCATTCCCCAGCGACAAGAACCCTTCATCAGGTCAAAGGATAATCGACGTGTCCGCCGGCGCTGCAAAGAAGCTGGGATTCTACAACAAAGGGCTGGCAAGGGTACGGGTTGAAGCGATACAGCTGGAAAAGGGAGGTTGATCTCTTTTCCAGTTTTTTTTACTGAGCGATATCGGGGTCGATCGGTCTGCCCGTCCGGTACGACACGCTTTTCATGGTGGCAATCGGGGTACGCATGCCGCCGTCATCGACATACACGTTGAAAATGAAAGCAGCCGTCCGCCTGTTCATCGAGAGCATCTCACCTTCCACGATAAGCATTGCTTTCGCATCGGGGCTTGCGTGGTAGGTAATGGAACAATCGAGAGCGACGGAAATGTTGTTCTTATTGTTCCCCAGGACCGAGAAAGCGGCATCGGCAAGGGAGTATATGACCGCTCCATGAGGCCGGTCATAGAAATTCAACATGTCCCCCCTGAGACGCATGTGCATGCGAATCGTGTTGTCTGTAAGCTCGTCGAGGACGATGCCCATCGATCCGGCATATCGATCTTTCTCGAATTGCTTTTTTGCGATTTCCAGATGTTCATTCATGGATGATCACCTCGCATATCAAGACAGCTCTCTTTTGCTCTCAAAATATCGATGGCGGCCCGTCAGGGGGTCCGGAAAGGAGACGGACCTCGCCAGCAGCTTGAGGGGAATAGAAAAATCGTCCTCTCCCGCGGGCTGCACATCCGGGTAGAGCCTGTCGTTGACTATCGGAATCCCCAGCGCCGCACAATGCACCCGGAGCTGGTGTTTTCTTCCCGTCAGGGGGATCAACCGGTAAAGGGCCACGCCCCCTCTCCTCTCAAAAATCTCGATGCGGGTCTCCGAGTTTGGGGCCCCATCGATCTCCTGCATCCGGAAAAACGGCTTCCCCTCCGCAAGGCAACTGCGACGGATAATGGGAAAGTCCTCGTTCGGGAGGGCCGGCGCCAGTGCTTCATATACCTTTTCCACTTTCTGCTTCTGGAAGAGTGACGCGTAGTCCCCTCGGGTTGACGGATTATGGGAGAATATCACCACTCCGGCAGTCTCCCTGTCGATACGATGGATGGGCACGAGGTCTTCAAGAGAGAGCATCTTCTTCAGCCGAACAAGAAGGGTCTCATGGAGAAATCTGCCGGAAGGCACGACGGGCAGGAAATGGGGCTTGTCGGTCACGAGGATATCGTCATCCCGGTAAAGGATGCTTGCTTCGAAGGGAATCTGGGCTTCCTCTTCCAGCTCACGGTAGTAAAAGACATAGCCTCCCTTGCGGCAGGGACTGTCCGGTCTTAAGGGAATCCCATTTTCATCGACGACCCGCCCCTTGTTCATCCGTGAGATCCATATTGACGATGGAATCTTTGGAAATCGTTCCTTGAGGTACTCGATGATGTTTGTCTGAGGTCCGCAGGACAGCCTGAGACAGCTCGGCCCCACGCCTTCGATAGTAGGAAGAGGTATGTTCAATTCAGCTCCATCGGCCTCTCACGCCGGACCCTTTATCCGGGAACCGACCATCATCGGCACCTTTACCCGATCCCGGCTTTTGAGTTCCACAATTCTACCATAAAGTAAAAACCACTTGTATAAGTTCGCGTTTGAATAGATAATGAGCAAAAGATCAAGGAGGCACAACCGGGATGAGCCATATAATAAGAACCATCGCCGTCTTTCTGGCAATCTTCATATTCCTTTCAGGCGCGGCAAGCGCACAGTGGGTCTTTTTGGGAAGAAAAGCCCTGGGGAAGGTCAAGCAGTTGACCAGTGAAGCCACGAGCCCGCAGCCCTCACAGTCCGCAGGTCAGTCAATGGACCCGCAGCCCGGATACGATGTCGCCACAGTCCTCCTGGAAGCCCCCGCCGACAAGGTGTACGGCACCGCCATAAGAATACTGCAGGCCAACAAGGATATCAGGATCAGCAAGAAAGATGATAAAGCTCTCAGCATTGAATTCATCGACGGCACCCTCGCCGTGGGCATGCAGGTAACCCCCGTCTCAAAACGGGTTAGCCAGCTTCTTGTGGCCTCCACGACCTCAGGCAAATCGGGCACTTCGATCGTTCTTAAAGGAATAATGCGGGTATGCAAGGAAATGGGAGTACACTGTCAAACGGCCGATTAGCGATTCAATTGGCCGATTCAGGGCCCGACCGTATAGATGTCTTTGTCGCTGTCAAACCAGGATTATCCCATCTATCTGTTCAACATTCTCCAAATTAGGACCCCCGTCAGGAGAGTGCCATCGACACTCATACCGCAGGCAGCTACCCACACGTCATTCATCGGAATCGGGGTATCCCTGGCCGAAAGTGAAGAGTACTGATAATTCCGGGTGCGCCCCGGAATGAGTAATGTTCTCACATTGTATTTTGAAATTTGAGGTTGATTAGATGCACATTTTTAACATATCCTTAGTTGAAAGGAGAGCACGGTGACGCTACAACAAGTGAAAGACATCCTGGATGCCGAAGTTTTCATAGGTAACGATCAGTTGGAAATGGAGGTAGAAACTGCCTTTGGCGCCGACCTGATGAGTGACGTCCTGGCTTTCGCCAAGCCGGGAAGTCTCTTGCTCACCGGCCTCACGAATCCTCAGATTATCCGTACATCCGATGTTCTTGATATCGCAGCCATCATATTGGTGCGCGGAAAGCGCCCTTTACCGGAAACGATCCAGCTTGCGGAGGAATTACGAATACCCCTTTTGTCAACAAAGTTTATCCTCTTCGAAGCCGTCGGCCGTCTCTATGCCAAAGGAATCCGTGGCTGCATAGAAAAGGTCGGCAAGAAACGTGACCTCTCGTGAGACATTAGTCTATAAAAAATCATTTCTCGTAGCAGCAGGGTTTGAATATGCGGGACGCGTCTCCGGCCAGGTCAAAACGATCCTGACGGGCATGGGTCTCCCCAAGGAGACCATACGGAGGGCCTCCGTCGTCACCTACGAGGCGGAGATGAATATCTGCTCCTACGCGGACCGGGGCACGATAGTGCTCCGGGTGAAACCCAACTTTGTGATAATCGAAGCAACAGACGAGGGCCAGGGCATAAGCGATATCGGATTGGCCATGAAGGAAGGCTATTCCACCGCCACGGACAAGATTCGGAGCATGGGTTTCGGGGCCGGCATGGGGCTATCCAATATGAAGCACTTCTCGGACACCTTCCGCATCATCTCCGAGGTCGGCAAAGGCACCCACCTCAAAATGCTCATACGCATCCGCAAGGATGCAGATAACTCGTGATCCATGTGTGGTCCAGACGATGGGTATTCTCCACGGGCAGGCAATGTTTCAACTGGCAATCGCACATCTGAAACATTGTTCTTGAGATTCCATACCACAAGATAACAGTATTTTGGAGATTATAGATGGCTGAGGCGAGAATGGCCCCTCCCTCGCTCGGTAGACAACTCTCGCCCAGCACCCTGGAATTTAAAGCGTTCGAGTTTCTTATTTCACGCTAACTTTGTCAAGTGCTTCTGCAATGTCAAGGCCCGAGAGTTTGCCGCCCTTTTTAAAAGTCAGGCCAGGCGTTACTCTGACTACCTTTCCAGTCTTACTTTGCACATCTGAATTTTTGACACAAACCCAGGAACCATCCGGTTTCTTCTCGAAGTCTTCAATAGCAATTTTGGTAATCTCGTCCATTATGTTACTCCTCTTGGGTATTAGTGCAATTATGTTAAAAAATCACTGCCGTCTATGTCAAGTGAAAACGGGGTTTGTTTGCGCCGCACCACTCACATGCTCATCCCCGGCCGGAACCAGAGATCGTCGTCTTCCCCTTCGGATTCCAACTTCCCCGACAAAGGGGAAGCTGACGCAGCGAGCTCCCTGGAGACACCGCCAGGTTGTTCCTCTACTCCCGGAACGTAGTTGGGATTCAGCGCGTCTTCGATCTTATGGATCCACTCACCGACACCGTCGGGTTTGCTAAAGGCCGCGGTACCCCCGGAATCCTTGTTATCGGAATATAAGCCATCGTGGTAGTATTTATAGGTTCTTGCATCTTTTCCAGCATCATCCAGACCTTCGCTTTCCGCCTTCTTCCTGCACTTCACATAATACTCTACGACTGCCCTGGCATTGGACGATATGTCAAACATATCCTCTTTCGCAATCCCATAATCCCCTCTCGTCCCATCCAGGAATTGCCCAAAACCGGCGGCTGATTCATTTGACGCGGCATCGGGGTTGAATCCCGACTCCGCCCGAACAATCGCCAGGACCCTCGCCGTATCGCTTGCGCTGAGGTCATGCTGCCGACTTGACCTGACTACGGCTTCTATCACCTGTTCCTGAACTGCAGCGGACGCATCTCCCCATCTTCGACTCCTACCGGCAGGTCTTCCCGGTGCATTGTCTATCGGGTCGTTATAGTGGGAATGACCTTTTACTCTGGCATACCCTTTCTTGGCGCACCCTGCCATGAGGGAATCATACACACCCATAATTGACCTCCTTCTGTTTCTATTCAACGGTCTCGATTGACCTTGAAAAGTCGTATGTACCTAAAAGCATCGCTCGGCCATTGTGCGGGTAATCCCAAATGGCGGTACGTGTCTTCGAATTTGTCAATTTGTCTGTCCTTTTCGATATCCGTCTGGTCGTACCGAGCCCTCTCTCCCGCAAGACGACGACCTTCAAGTGAGTATATTTCAACCCACTCTCCCTGTGTTCCTCCGCTCTGATACGTGACCAATAGATGATATGATCCCTTCGTACCCCGAACACAGGCCCAGGAAACAGCAAGGGCATCAAGATAATTGCCCATCGATCTACCGTCGGGTCCGAAATGCGCCACATTCTTCCCTGAACATTCAACTTCAACCGATGTGCCGGTCGCTTTGTTCAAAAACAGGAAATGCTGCCTTGCGCATTCCGACAAAGGAATAATGTTGTCCTCAGGAGGACACTTCGTAAATACCTTCGCCACCACATCGGAACATGCTATCTCGTCTACACTCGTAAACAGGTTTTTTCCATTCACAATGCACGGAAGGACCGAGGACAATAGAATGAGAACGAAGACAATACCGGCATAACGTTCAATGAAGTTCGCTTTCATGATCGACTCCCGTTACTTAAGATAGTTGCAGCGTCTTTCCAGCGACAGGGTATCACGAACATCGGCGCTCGATGGGTCATAGTGACGTACTCGCTCACAATCGTGACCGGTCAGCATGTTTCTTATTGACCGCTCCTTTTGACTGCACGCTGATTATCCGGAGGCCGGTCATGTTTGGGTTGTCATTTCCGGCTCGGCGCACCGGCCGGCCGGGAGGATGGATGCCTCGCGGACCTTTCTCTGGAATTCCTTGACATCTGAATTGACGAACGGGGGGCCGCTGCGGTTGCTTATGTCCTTTACTATGAGAGGATCATCTTATCTATCTGTTCAATCTGTTCGAAGTGCCGGTCCCGAGTGAGAAGAGTGCCGCCGACGCTCATGCAGCAGGCGGCTATCCAGACATCGTTTATCGGAATGGGGGTTCCTTTCGCGGAGAGTACGGAATACACGAGCGAGTACTTCCGGGCAACCTCTTCATCGACATCTATTATCGAAACACCCACACTCGTCACGAAGCGCCGGAACCTTGCCTCATTCTCCTTGCTCTTGCTTCCCTTCTGAAAACCATAGAACAGCTCTCCCAGGACAATGACGGGCAGAAGGATCTCTGTGCCTCGCGTTGCAATGAGATCTACCACTTCCTGCCTTCCCTGGCCGAAATCGACATAGATGTTCGTATCGAGGACAAGCTTCATTTCCAATCACCTTCACGGATCTCTTCAAAGACCTGAAGGTTCTCTCTCAGTTCCGAGGCCTCTTCGGAGGTCAACCACCCCGCCGCCTTCCTGATAAGCTGCTCGCGATCTGCCGCAAGACCCAGCTTCTCATCGATAGCATCGAGTATGAAGGCGGTCTTTGTTTTCCCCTCTTTCTTCGCCGCCCGCCTGATCATCTCTTCTTTTTTCGGCGGGATCCTAAGACTGACAGGCATTTCGCCACCTCCTGTATCGCAAATATACCCATTGTATCTCATGTGTCTGTCTCCGTCAAGAAGGTCCTCACCGGCCGCTCCTTTTCACTGCGGATAGATCACCCTCTGCGAATAGACCCACCTCCCCTCGCTCATCACCCCCACCGTCCCTCCATAGGGAGGAAGCGCCGCCGACCACGTCCACTTCGGAGATGGGGCAGGCGGAGCGGAACCCGCTGATGTTCCATCTGCCCTGGTTATGAGACCCACGGTGATGGGATTCCCGAAGCCGTCAGTGCGGTATGCGTTGCCAACGTTGATGGCGGTGAGAAAGGCCGAGATCGTAGCGGCGTTTGTCGTATTGCGGGCCGGGTCAGTTCTCCAGACATCGCCGTCGAAATTGCCGCAGCCGTACCTGACAGCCGTTATCCCGGAGCACCTCGCACCGGGAGCGCTCCCGGCGGCCTGCCAGATCCAGAATTCTTTTGATGACTCGATGGAGATCAAGTCATCAATCGTTCATTGTTATTGGAATAATCTTAAGAATTGACAGTAAGGTTTCTTAATGTTATTAGTCTACAAGTGTCAGAATATATAGACAAAATTAAGATTTATATTGATGGATGTTCGAAGGGAAATCCAGGTCATGCAGCGTGTGGGGTAGTAATTCTTGATGGGAATGATAAAACGCTATGTGAATGCAGCGAATATCTTGGAGAAAAGACGAATAATGAGGCGGAGTATGGTGCCTTATTAAAGGCATTAGAAATAGCTCCTAAATATTGCACGCTCGATATCGAGATACATTCAGATAGCCAATTGGTTGCAAAACAAATGAATCGACAATTCAGAATAAAACAACCACATTTATTGAAGTTGAATCAGGAGGCAAGGAAGAGAATGTTGGTGTTTCGGAATGTCAGTATGATTCAAGTTCCACGAGAACATCCTTTTATCAAAAAAGCGGATAAATTGGCAGATGCTGAGATTCAGAGAATGATATATGGTAGATAACGAACGGTTATTTGACAATGTAGACCTTCGAAGGATCGACAGCGATCCTGATTTTAAAGAGGACAGCGTAAGGGAAATTATAATCTTACCAATACTGAAACGCCTCGGCTATTCGCAGGACAGTATCGTTCGAAGCAAGACTCTTCAGCATCCTTTTCTCAAAGTCGGCAGCAAGAAGAGGCCAGTGCATCTAATTCCAGATTACGCACTTAAAGTCGCTAATAATTTTGCATGGGTACTTGATGCAAAATCACCGCAAGAGAGCGCAACCGACCCCGGTAATATTGAACAGGTTTACAGCTATGCGGCGCATCCAGAGATTAGGAGTACATACTTCGCGCTTTGCAACGGTCTTGAGTTTTCCCTTTATCGCACGGACTCAACTGGACAGCCGATTTTGCTATTGAGGATCGATGAAATGGATCTTTACTGGGATAAACTGAAGATGCTTCTGGCTCCCAGTAGCTTTCAGGTCGGCAAGAGCTTTACCTATGATGGAACCACGGCGACTGCAAAACCAAAGGGATTTGATTACAGAAATCGCCCACTGCTTGAAGAGATCCCCGTCAAAAAGCAGCAGTGCAAGAGACACTTCGGTGTCCATGGTTACTTTACAAAACAGACCTGGAATGTGGTTGCTGAGTATATCAGGAATTTTAGTAAGCCCGGCGATTTAGTATTGGACCCTTTCGGTGGAAGTGGAGTAACGCCTATTGAGGCCATGATGAACAATCGTAGGGCTATAAGCATTGATATTAATCCAATGGCAGTCTTCGTTGTGCAATCCTTGATAACACCGGTGAAACAACATGAATTAGATGATGCCTTTGTTCGGGTAAAATCGGAATACGAGAAAAAGAAACCTGATACTCCGGGAAAAATAGTTGAAGCGTTGACGAAATACCCGTACCCGAAAGGGGTGATCTTACCAAAAGCTTCAGATGTCGACACTATTGAACAACTTTTTACTGATCAACAATTGGCTGAACTTGCATTGCTAAAATACATAATAAAGAAGGAAACCGACGATAACATTAGAGCAACGTTTCTTCTTATGTTTTCGGGATTGCTTAACAAGATTAACCTCACATATCATGCGTCTGCGGGAAGGAGCGAGGGAAGAGGAGATAGCGCAATTTTTCGCTATTACCGTTACCGAATTGCAAAAGAACCCGCTTCGATAGATACTCTGCAATATTTCTTTTCACGATATAAAAAGGTGATGGATGCAAAAAAGGAAATAGCGTTTTTCAT from the Syntrophorhabdaceae bacterium genome contains:
- a CDS encoding septal ring lytic transglycosylase RlpA family protein; translation: MRSSIRRYGILVLLILPASLFLVDCSVVKAPYYVVSGAIKGGYYAVKGTYELTAGTTKIVYTIGKYTFKVTKAPLDWAFANEDIEDIDDMPPREAIRKGRVRTAPYTVKGKRYYPMSVEQAKSYEETGTASWYGYETLRYNASRMTANGEVFDPKQMTAAHKYLPLPTHVKVTNLENNRSVIVRVNDRGPFPSDKNPSSGQRIIDVSAGAAKKLGFYNKGLARVRVEAIQLEKGG
- a CDS encoding hotdog fold thioesterase, which encodes MNEHLEIAKKQFEKDRYAGSMGIVLDELTDNTIRMHMRLRGDMLNFYDRPHGAVIYSLADAAFSVLGNNKNNISVALDCSITYHASPDAKAMLIVEGEMLSMNRRTAAFIFNVYVDDGGMRTPIATMKSVSYRTGRPIDPDIAQ
- a CDS encoding pseudouridine synthase, whose protein sequence is MNIPLPTIEGVGPSCLRLSCGPQTNIIEYLKERFPKIPSSIWISRMNKGRVVDENGIPLRPDSPCRKGGYVFYYRELEEEAQIPFEASILYRDDDILVTDKPHFLPVVPSGRFLHETLLVRLKKMLSLEDLVPIHRIDRETAGVVIFSHNPSTRGDYASLFQKQKVEKVYEALAPALPNEDFPIIRRSCLAEGKPFFRMQEIDGAPNSETRIEIFERRGGVALYRLIPLTGRKHQLRVHCAALGIPIVNDRLYPDVQPAGEDDFSIPLKLLARSVSFPDPLTGRHRYFESKRELS
- a CDS encoding DRTGG domain-containing protein, whose translation is MKDILDAEVFIGNDQLEMEVETAFGADLMSDVLAFAKPGSLLLTGLTNPQIIRTSDVLDIAAIILVRGKRPLPETIQLAEELRIPLLSTKFILFEAVGRLYAKGIRGCIEKVGKKRDLS
- a CDS encoding ATP-binding protein, whose translation is MTSRETLVYKKSFLVAAGFEYAGRVSGQVKTILTGMGLPKETIRRASVVTYEAEMNICSYADRGTIVLRVKPNFVIIEATDEGQGISDIGLAMKEGYSTATDKIRSMGFGAGMGLSNMKHFSDTFRIISEVGKGTHLKMLIRIRKDADNS
- a CDS encoding transglycosylase SLT domain-containing protein, whose translation is MGVYDSLMAGCAKKGYARVKGHSHYNDPIDNAPGRPAGRSRRWGDASAAVQEQVIEAVVRSSRQHDLSASDTARVLAIVRAESGFNPDAASNESAAGFGQFLDGTRGDYGIAKEDMFDISSNARAVVEYYVKCRKKAESEGLDDAGKDARTYKYYHDGLYSDNKDSGGTAAFSKPDGVGEWIHKIEDALNPNYVPGVEEQPGGVSRELAASASPLSGKLESEGEDDDLWFRPGMSM
- a CDS encoding type II toxin-antitoxin system VapC family toxin, producing the protein MKLVLDTNIYVDFGQGRQEVVDLIATRGTEILLPVIVLGELFYGFQKGSKSKENEARFRRFVTSVGVSIIDVDEEVARKYSLVYSVLSAKGTPIPINDVWIAACCMSVGGTLLTRDRHFEQIEQIDKMILS
- a CDS encoding DUF1778 domain-containing protein encodes the protein MPVSLRIPPKKEEMIRRAAKKEGKTKTAFILDAIDEKLGLAADREQLIRKAAGWLTSEEASELRENLQVFEEIREGDWK
- a CDS encoding ribonuclease HI family protein, whose translation is MSEYIDKIKIYIDGCSKGNPGHAACGVVILDGNDKTLCECSEYLGEKTNNEAEYGALLKALEIAPKYCTLDIEIHSDSQLVAKQMNRQFRIKQPHLLKLNQEARKRMLVFRNVSMIQVPREHPFIKKADKLADAEIQRMIYGR
- a CDS encoding DNA methyltransferase; amino-acid sequence: MVDNERLFDNVDLRRIDSDPDFKEDSVREIIILPILKRLGYSQDSIVRSKTLQHPFLKVGSKKRPVHLIPDYALKVANNFAWVLDAKSPQESATDPGNIEQVYSYAAHPEIRSTYFALCNGLEFSLYRTDSTGQPILLLRIDEMDLYWDKLKMLLAPSSFQVGKSFTYDGTTATAKPKGFDYRNRPLLEEIPVKKQQCKRHFGVHGYFTKQTWNVVAEYIRNFSKPGDLVLDPFGGSGVTPIEAMMNNRRAISIDINPMAVFVVQSLITPVKQHELDDAFVRVKSEYEKKKPDTPGKIVEALTKYPYPKGVILPKASDVDTIEQLFTDQQLAELALLKYIIKKETDDNIRATFLLMFSGLLNKINLTYHASAGRSEGRGDSAIFRYYRYRIAKEPASIDTLQYFFSRYKKVMDAKKEIAFFINDATIENIQVLKGTATELKWIPKETVDYIYTDPPYGKKIPYLDLSVMWNSWLDLEVTEQDYEQEAIEGGERQKSKDQYNELIAESIKEMYRVLKFDRWLSFVYAHKDPEFWHLIVETAESCGFEYKGAVPQKNGQTSFKKRQHPFTVLSGQLIINFQKVRNPRAIMKANLGMDIAEIIMQTIEGIIAKNHGATLEQINDELIIKGLELGFLHLLKEKYSDLTSLLRDNFDYNEETERFTLRHDTKFKTHVDVKLRIRYYVISYLRRAEREKRNPSFDEIVLYILPLLRNGITPEHQTVLHVLEDIAEQVGKDCWRLRTRGQGRMFDV